A region of the Candidatus Abyssobacteria bacterium SURF_5 genome:
AGAAGGAGAACGCGCGCCTCAAGCGGATTGTAGCGCAGCAGGCGGTTGATATAGACGCGTTGAAGGAAGTACTGTCAAAAAAATGGTAAGCCCTTCCGCCAGAAAAGCAGCTGCGAAGTATCTGCGTGATGAGGAGATGTGTTCTGAGCGTCGCGCATGCCTGCTGATGGGTGTTTCGCGATCTGCAATAAGGTATCAGCCTCAAACTGTGGAGGATTCGCGCCTCAGAGAGGAGATCCTCTCCCTATCGAATCAGCACAAACGATATGGATATCGGCGGGTGACGGCGCTGCTGCGACGGGAGGGCGAGCAGGTGAATCATAAGCGGGTACATCGAATTTGGAAGCAGGAGGGTTTGGGGCTGAGGCGCAAGCCGCGACGGAAGAGAAGGCGCGGCCGGATCGCCGTGGTCATCCAAAAGGCTGAGCGGCCGAACCAGGTATGGAGCTATGATTTTCTCGAGGATAGGACTGAGCGCGGTGGCAAGCTCCGGATGCTGGCGGTGATCGATGAATTCACGCGCGAGAGCCTCACTATCCGGGTAGGCAAATCAATGGATGCGCAGAGAGTAATTGACGTCCTGCTCGACCTGTTCGAAGAGCGAGGAGTGCCGGAATATATTCGCAGCGACAATGGACCCGAATTTGTTTCCAAAGCTGTTCAGGAATGGCTATACCTGATCGGCTGCCAGGCGATCTATATTGAGCCGGGCAGTCCCTGGGAGAACTCGTACATCGAAAGCTTCATCGGCAAGTTTCGCGATGAATGCCTGAATATGGAATTGTTTCGCAATCTCCGAGAAGCAAGCATTGTAGTAGAAAGTTGGCGGAAGGAATACAACGAACTTCGGCCGCACAGCTCACTCGGGTATCAGACCCCCGTCGAGTTCGCGCAGGCTGTAAGCTCCAGTCGGGCTACGCCCTCCTTCCGCTTACAGCCTGAAAAAGAAAAAGAAGAAGAAAAGGCAGTAGCTCTCACACTTTAAGTGGACCTAAAAGCGGGGGCAGCCCACTCACTCTCTCCGGTCGAGGGAGGGGCGGCTATTTTTTTGGTCAGGGATTTGGCATAAATCACCAATGGACGGCGGCTGTATTAATAGCCCAATCGAGTCAAAGAGAATGACAGAAACTCATGCGTGCGGAGTCTCTTACTCGGGGGACGAAGGAGACCGACATGGTTGGCAGCGGTAAAGGAATTTATAAAAAAATTTGGCTTATTTGGGTCTTGCCCCTTCTTTTCGCCGTGGTCTGTAATGGTGTGACCCTTGCTGAGCAAGGACCGCTTGACAACACAATGGCTGAGCAAGCCTTCTCGAGCGCTGAACGAGATTGGAAATCCCGGCGGTGGGAGACTGCGGTAGCCAAATATCACGAGATAATTCAAACCCATCCTGGGAGCTATGCGGCAGCCAAGGCTCACATGAAGATAGGACTCTACCTGAAATTCCACAAAAAATGGGAAGAGGCGCTCGACGAGTTTGAAACGGGCATTGTCCTGGCCCCAATCTCGCGGGAAGCGCAGGATGCGAAAACGAGCATCGCCTGCATCCATGCCGCCTTTGGAAGATATGACGACGCTATCGCCAAACTCCGGGAGGTGCTTTCCGAAACGAGCGACTGGGACCAGGTGAAGTACTGCTCGCATATGATACGACAGCTCAAGCGGCGGCGCGCGACTGAAATGGTTTCTTCAGAGTCGCCGTCTTCCTGCGGCCAGTACGCTCTCTCCACCGTATTCAGGCTGAAGGGAATCGACGCAGCCGAAGAGGAAATTGCAGACTTGCTCTCCGGAAAGACCGACCGCCCGTCCCTTGAAGACCTGAAACTTGCGGCAAAGACCAAGGGGCTGGAGACGATTGGCGTCGAGGCGTCGCTCGAACAGCTTGGAAGTATCGAGATGCCTGTCATCGCGCTTGTCAAGCCCGGACACTATATCGTGTGTTCGGCAGTCAACGAGCAAGGTGTCACAATATACGATTCGGCCAGGGGGAACGTGCCTGTAACCTATCACTCACTGGATTTCCTGAAAAGCGTTTGGACAGGCAAAGTACTCGTCTTCGCAGAAGAAGAGTCCGAAGCCAATTATCCGCTACTCAGCAAAAAGGAAATGAAAATCAGTTGGGGCGGCGTGTGCGACTGTTGCCCGGAAAGTGAATTGGGAGATGAGAATGACAACACAGAGTATGACAAAAAAGAACAGCCGGCGCCCTGTAATGGTGGCAAAGGAATGCCATACCTAAGTGTGAATATGGCTAATCTTAACTTTGTCCTCAGGGACACCGACCTGTCATATTCTGGCCGAGGGCCAGATGTCGAAATTACCCGTTACCACAATGGCGACGACAACCGCGACGGAGTCTTCGGAAGAAGTTGGACCTTCAGCTACAACGTAAGCATTATGGAACATCCCAATGGGGACGTCGATGTGCGTCGGGGCTCAGGAAAGATCGATAATTTCTACTACGTGGGCGATCTGTTGGAGGGCATGTCCGGAATATGGAGGATGGAAGATTTAGCAATTTCTACCACCTGCCCCGAGACGCCGGAGTTTCATACTTTACCGGGAGAATTGAATAGCTTTATTCTGAAGATTATCCAATCCGGGGATATTCTATCGGGTGTCGATGATGACGGGAACACGTGGACGGGGACAATCGCGGGCTCGAATTTTACCCTGAACACCTCTTATTTGGAGCATGATGATGAATCTATATGCGCCGCCAACGTTTCCGTAACGTTGAATGGAACTGTGAACGGAGACACTTTAAGCGGAACTTGGGTCGAATTGATCGAGACCATCAATCCTTCCGAACCGGACTGTTTCGGCCTCGTAACCTGTGAATCAGACGGCATATTTGATGGCGCGAGAGGCCTTGCGCGTGGAAACTACGTTACATTTGAAGCGGGAGTTCATGACATTCTCACAAAACACCCTGACGGCGCGTGGTCACTCTGGCTCAAAGAAGACAAGAGCACTCAAAACTTCGACGAGGGCGGCAAGCTGACCAGCATTGTTGACCGAAATGGAAACACGCTCACTCTCTTGTACGATGGAGAAAGACTGGCAAGTGTTACCGATGCGGTAGGAAGAGTTACAAGCTTCCTTTACAATCCCAATGGCCTCGTCAGCCAGATTGTCGACCCAATCGGACGAACCGCCTCCTTCACCTATGACTACAACGGAAATCTCATGGCCGCGACTGATATGGCCGGTAACACTACCACATACACGTATGATGAATTCAGCTATATAACAGCCATCGGCACTCCCTCGGGAACAACCCTCGTCAATTATCTGGTGACCGAAGACGAGGGCTACTCATTGAACCAATTGATTGATCCCCTGGGAAATACGAGAACTTATCAAACGTACGATCCACCGGCGCATATCGACAGTCCGATGGTTACGGACGCGCTCGGACGCGCCACCTATTATAGTTCCACCCCCGAAGGTTGGACCGAATGGGTCACTGACCCGCTCGGATACGTTACCTCATACGGCTATGACGAATTCGGAAATCGCTCGGGCGTGACCGACGCCAACGGCGCCACGTCCTCGTTCCTCTATGATGAGCGGGGTAATCTCATAAGCGCGACGGATGCCATGGGAAACACGACGACCTACCTTTATGACGAGTGGGACAACCTCATTCAAGTGACCGATCCGCTCGGCCGGATTTCGACTTACGAATACGATATCAACAGCAATCTTGTCAGAGCAGTTGACGCGCTCGGCAACCAAACCGACTACTCATACGATGCTTATGGGCAGATGGTTTCACTGACAGACGCGCGGGGCAATACCACCTTATTCTTCTATGACGGCCATGGGAATATGGTCTCAAAGGTGGACCCGCTGGGCAATACGACTACCTACGAGTACGATGGCGTCGGCCGCCTTATCAGGTTGACAGACGCCAACGGGTATCCGACGGAATACACATATGACGGCATCGACCGGCTTGCAGAGATTCTCTACTCTGACGGCAATACGGTTCAGTACAACTACGGCTGCTGCGCGCTCACCGACAAGACAGACGAAAATGGCAACAGCACGCACTATCAATATGACGTGGACAATCAGTTGGTGGGGGTCATCGACGCTCTCGGCAACATGACGGACTATGAGTATGACCCCGTGGGGAATCTCATCGAGATGAGCGACCCCATGGGCCAAACCACCACCTTCGCTTATGATGATGGCGACCATCTTGAGAGAATCATATATCCCGAAGGCGCAACCGAATCCTACACGTACGACGGAGTAGGCAACATTCTGACAAAGACAGACGGGCGCGCAATTGTCACGACATATCAGTACGATGCGAATAACCGGTTGATAAGCATATCGGCGCCCGACTTCAGCGTGGTCCACGAGTACGATGAAGTCGGCAATCGCATCCGAATGACAGACTCAGCCGGGGTCACCGCATACTCACACGATGGTCTCAACCGCGTCATCAGCGCTCTCTATCCTTCGGGCGATGAACTGAGTTATGGGTATGACGACGTCGGAAACCTCACCAGCCTTGCCAACGGACCGACTGTAACCGCATACGACTACGATATGGCAAACAGACTGCTTGCGACCAGTCTCGACAGTGTCAATCTCGTCAATTATCAGTACGACCCGGCCGGAAATCTTATTTTCAGGGATAACGCGAACGGGACGTACACTTCTTATGAATATGACACCCGGAATCGGCTCACAAGCCTCTCGAATCAGGGGCCTTCCGGTGTCATCGCGCAGTACGATTATGAACTGGACGGCATCGGAAACCGCACGAGCATCACGGCGGTCGAACCTCTCGAACGGACATTTGAGCTTGGACAAACCTCATACACCTATGCATTGGGAAACCGACTCATGAGAGTCGGCGACACAACCTATGGCTACGACGCTAACGGAAATCAAACAAGCAAGACTGAGGGCGGCGCCACTACCAATTATAATTATGATTCTCAGAATCGACTCGTGCGGATTGTGTCTGGCGCCAACACAACCGAATACACATACGATGGACTTGGCAATCGCATTGCCAAGACGGTAGATGGTGAAGTTACAACTTGTTTGGTCGATCAGATCTTAGGGCTTCCTTCGGTAGTTGTCGAAAGAAACGATCTTGGCGGCATGCTCGCGGAATACTTCTATGACCGTTTCGGATTGATTGCGAAAAGGGATGCATCGGAAAGCACTTTCTACTACCACTATGACGGCCTAGGAAGCACTATTGCGATGACAGGCGCGTCTGGTTCTGTTAACGAATATATCTATAACGAATACGGTCAATTGATGCTGGATAATGAGACTTATGAAAACTCGTTCCGATATGTAGGTCAATACGGTGTTATAGATGATCAAAATGGTCTCTATCATATGCGGTCCAGATTCTACGATTCAAGTAACGCAAGATTACATTCAAGGGATCCTCTTGGATATGCGACAAGTTTGAATCTATATACTTATGCCAACAACAATCCCATTAACTTTGTGGATCCCAGCGGATTGCAGGCTATAATGTTGATTCCCATATTACCGCAGGGACAAACCGTGGCGCCCTATGGAGCTCAATCGGAGGGCATATTGAATGATATCTCCGATTTTTTAGACGATCTTGTGCGCTACAAGAATTATTGCAACGAAAATTCGAGCGATCCACGGTGTGGAGAAATCCCTGATCCTCCTGACCCACCAGAACAAGAGAACATCCTTCTCGAGGAAATCCCGCTGGAGCATGCGTTTGGAGATCCCTGCGATAAATTAATAGGGTCTAGGGATATAAAACCTTGGAAACTTCAACTGATAATCAGGATAACATATTATGCGATATGAACGACTGCCGTAGGTCTTTTCTGCAAAAATCAGAAACGAGATATTTTCTGAGTTGGCACATGTTTTGGAGGGATAATTCATGCTTTCCAAGAAGGTTATAACCTGCTTCACATCTCTTATCTTCATTTGTCTTACCTTCTTACCCGCCTCAGAAGCAGCGACAATCCAATACGACCAGCTCAACCGCCTCCATGAGATCACGTACGACGACGGGACGACGGTTATCTACTCTTATGATGCCGCCGGAAACATCATCCGCCGAACGATAACGCAGCCAAGCGACTTCCCGACGATAGCGTTCAGTCCGACGTCCTACAGCAACTCGTGCGAGCAGGGTCAGAACGTGCCGACTCAGACTCTTGAAGTTTGGAATTCGGGCGGTGGAACATTAACCTACACCATAAGCGAGAATGCTTCGTGGTTTTACTGCAATCCGACAAGCGGTTCATCCACCGGCGAGCATGATACCATCAACGTCATATACAACACGGTCGCTCTTGGGGCCGGCAACTATTCGGCCGCCATCACGGTCACCGCCACAGGCTCCACGAACACCCCGCAGACAATACCCGTGAGCTTGTCAGTCGGACAACCTTCGCTCTCTCGAAGTCCGACTTCACTGAGCGCCATATGCCAGTTGAGTGAGGACGCCCCGACCCAGAGCTTTGAGGTTTGGAATTCAGGAGGAGGCGCGCTTTCATACACGATAACTGATGACGCCGACTGGTTGTCGTGCAGCCCGGCAAGCGGAACCTCTACAGGCGAGCATGACACGATTGCCGTCATATATGACACCTCGGAACTGCCGGCGGGAAACCATTCGGCCACCATCACAATCAGCGACCCAGCCGCAGGCAATTCGCCCCAGACGATCCCTGTGACTCTCACGCTAGGCTTGCCGGCAGTCTCGAGATCCCCCGCTTCACTCAGCAATTCATGCGCGCAGGGCCAAAACGCGCCGACACAGAACTTTGAGGTATGGAACTCAGGCGGGGGTTCTGTGACTTACACGATAATCGACAACGTCACATGGCTTTCGCTCAGCCCGACGAACGGCTCATCCACCGGCGAGCACGATACCATCAATGTGATATACAGCACCTCCAGCCTTGCAGCGGGGTATTATTCGGCGACAATCACGATTACCGCCTCAGGCGCCGGCGCGATAGGCAGTCCGCAGACAATACCCGTAAGCTTGACGGTCGGCCAGCCCGCAATTTCCCGGAGCCCGACCTCGCTCAGCAGTATATGTCAGTTGAGTGAGAACGCATCGAGCCAGAGTTTTGAGGTATGGAACTCGGGCGGAGGCGCGCTCTCCTACGAGATAACCGATGACGCTGATTGGCTGTCGTGCAGCCCGGCGAGCGGCGCCTCGACGGGTGAACATGACCCGATTACTGTCACATATAATACTTCAGCGCTTCCAGCGGGCAACTATTCAGCCATCATCACCATCACCGATCCCGCCGCAAGTAATTCTCCCCAGACCGTGTCGGTGAGCCTGACGTTGGGAATGCCGACAATATCACGCGCTCCTGATTCGCTCGTCAATTCATGCTTACAGGGTCAGAATGCCGTGAGCCAGAGTTTTGAGGTGTGGAACTCCGCCGGCGGAACGCTGTCATATACGATGACCGACAGTGTCACATGGCTTTCGCTCAGCCCGACGAACGGCTCTTCCACCGGCGAGCATGACACCATCAACGTCATATATAGCACCTCGGCTCTCGCGGCAGGCAATTACTTGGCGACAGTCACCATCACAGCTACGGGCTCGGGCGCCACGAACACTCCACAGACGATACCGGTGAGTCTCACGGTTGGCCAGCCGGCGATTTCTCGCAGCCCGACCTCGCTCAGCAGATTGTGTCAGGAGGGTGAAGACGCCGGCGCTCAGAGCTTCGAAGTATGGAATTCCGGAGGCGGAACGCTCTCGTACACAATAACCGATGACGCTGACTGGCTCTCCTGCAGTCCTTCGGACGGAACATCAACAAGCGAACATGACTCCATCGTTGTCATGTATGATACGTCAGGCCTGGTTACCGGCAGTTATTCAGCGACGATTACTATTGCCGACCCGTCCGCAACCAACAATCCCCAGACGATTCCGGTCAACTTGACAGTGAATCCCGTAGTCCCTGCAATATCTCGAAGTCCGGCCTCGCTCAGCAACTCGTGCCTGCAAGGTCAAAACGCCCCCAGCCAGAGTTTTGCGGTGTGGAACTCTGGCGGGGGCACGCTCTCTTATACGATGACCGACAACGTTTCATGGCTTTCGCTCAGCCCGACGAGCGGTTCATCCACCGGCGAGCATGACACGATCAGTGTCATTTACAGCACATCGTCTCTCGCGGCAGGCAACTACTCAGCTACCATCACAATTAACGCTACGGGCGCCACAAACACTCCGCAGACGATACCCGTTAGTTTGACAGTCGGCCAACCGGCGATTTCCAGAAGTCCAACCTCGCTGAGCAGCGTATGTCAACTGAGTGAGGATGCGTTGAGCCAGAGCTTTGAGGTATGGAACTCAGGCGGCAGCGCGCTTTCTTACACAATAACCGATGATGTTGACTGGCTGTCCTGTAGTCCGGCGAGCGGCTCCTCGACGGGAGAACATGACATCATTGCAGTTGTGTATGACACATCTTCTCTTTCTCCGGGGAATTATTCGGCGACCATCACCGTCAGCGATCCAGCGGCAAGCAATAGCCCGCAGACCATTGCCGTCAGTCTGAGAGTTGGCTTGGCGACGATATCGAGAATTCCCGTTTCCCTCGCCAATTCATGTCTCCAGGGGCAGAATGCTCCAACTCAGAGCTTTGAGGTGTGGAACTCTGGCGGGGGCACACTCTCATATTCGATGGCCGACAATGTTTCGTGGCTTTCGCTCAGCCCGACGAGCGGTTCATCCACCGGGGAGCATGATACGATCAATGTCATTTACACCACATCGGCTCTTGCGGCTGGCAACTACTCGGCTACCATCACAATTAACGCCACTGGCGCCACAAACACCCCGCAGATGATAGCCGTCAGTCTGACAGTCGGGCAGCCCTCGATTTCCAGAAATCCGGCTTCGCTGAGCAATTTATGTCAACTGAGTGAGGATGCCTTGAGCCAGAGCTTCGAGGTGTGGAACTCAGGCGGCGGCGCGCTTTCTTACACGATCACCGATGATGCGGACTGGCTCTCCTGCAGTCCGGCGAACGGAACATCAACGAGTGAACATGACGCCATTACAGTTGTATATGACACTTCTTCTCTTCCTGCGGGCAACTATTCGGCGACCATCACCGTCAGCGACCCGGCGGCAAGCAATAACCCGCAGGCCGTTGCCGTCAGTCTGAGAGTTGGCCTGGCGACGATCTCGAGGGCTCCCGCGTCCCTCGCCAACTCATGCCTCCAGGGGCAGAATGCTCCAACTCAGAGCTTTGAAGTGTGGAACTCTGGCGGGGGCACACTCTCATATTCGATGGCCGACAATGTTTCGTGGCTTTCGCTCAGCCCGACGAGCGGCTCGTCCACTGGCGAGCATGACATCGTTAATGTGGTCTTCAACACTTCAACCCTTTCCGTTGGCAACTACTCCGCCACCATCACGATTACATCCGCGGGCGCCACGAACACCCCACAGACGATACCGGTGAGTTTGGCGGTCGGACAGCCGGCGATTTCCAGGAGCCCGACCTCCTTGGAGCATCTGTGTCGTGTAGGTGAGAATGCTTCGAGCCAGGCTTTTGAGGTGTGGAACTCTGGCGGCGGCGTGCTTTCGTATACGATAACCGACGATGTTGACTGGCTGTCCTGCAGCCCGGCGAGCGGCGCATCAACAGGTGAGCATGACCCGATTGCTGTCACATACAACACTTCGGCGCTTCCTGCGGGCGACTATTCGGCCACCATCACAATCAGTGATCCCGCGTCGAGCAATGATCCACAGACCATCCCTGTAAGTCTGAAGATCGGACTGCCCACGATTTCCAGGACGCCCGCTTCACTCGTCAATTCATGCCTCCAGGGACAGAATGCCCCAACTCAGAGTTTTGAAGTGTGGAATTCGGGCGGAGGCACGCTATCCTACACGATAAGCGACGACAGTCTGGGGCTATCGTGCAGCCCGACGAGTGGTTCGTCCACAGGCGAACATGATATCATTGATGTTAATTACAGCACCTTATCCCTACCTGCTGGAACCTATACGGCCACTATCACGATCTCCTCTCCAAGCGCGACCAACAGCCCGCAGACGATTTCTGTCAATTTGAGCGTCATATCGCCAACACCGACTATCTGCGCAGATCCAATTTCGATTACAAGCTCGTGCGCTCAGGGGGAGAATGCCCCCAGCCAGGCGTTCGAAGTTTGGAATTGTGGAGGAGACACGTTATCATACACGCTCAGTGATAATGCAACATGGGTCCTGTGTTCGCCGACTAACGGCGACTCAGTGGGCGAACATGACACCATCACAGTCAATTTTGCCAGCGCTGGTCTCGCACCGGGAATCTATTCGGCGACCATTACCATTACGGGCAACGCGACCAATAGCCCATTCACAATCCCCGTGAGTTTGACGGTATCGCCTGCGAATCCTGCCGTATCCGGCTATGTTCGCACCTCCCTGGGCGCTGGCATAAGTAATGTGGCAATGAACGGTTTGCCGGGTGACCCATTGACCGACGCAAGTGGCTATTATGAAGC
Encoded here:
- a CDS encoding IS3 family transposase, which encodes MVSPSARKAAAKYLRDEEMCSERRACLLMGVSRSAIRYQPQTVEDSRLREEILSLSNQHKRYGYRRVTALLRREGEQVNHKRVHRIWKQEGLGLRRKPRRKRRRGRIAVVIQKAERPNQVWSYDFLEDRTERGGKLRMLAVIDEFTRESLTIRVGKSMDAQRVIDVLLDLFEERGVPEYIRSDNGPEFVSKAVQEWLYLIGCQAIYIEPGSPWENSYIESFIGKFRDECLNMELFRNLREASIVVESWRKEYNELRPHSSLGYQTPVEFAQAVSSSRATPSFRLQPEKEKEEEKAVALTL